The Vibrio pomeroyi genome window below encodes:
- the zapA gene encoding cell division protein ZapA codes for MSNQAVDVEILGKLTRVNCPPGQEESLIAAAADLDNRLKEMAERTKVTNEVKLLTIAALNICYELQTKKFEANDEQNALTERMEQLTTSLSDVLSKVKHGQQ; via the coding sequence ATGAGTAATCAAGCGGTAGACGTTGAAATATTAGGAAAACTGACTCGAGTGAATTGTCCACCAGGGCAAGAAGAGTCATTGATTGCAGCGGCGGCCGATCTTGATAATCGATTGAAAGAGATGGCTGAACGTACTAAGGTAACCAATGAAGTGAAGCTGCTAACGATCGCAGCTCTGAATATTTGTTATGAGCTACAAACCAAGAAGTTTGAAGCAAACGACGAACAAAACGCACTGACCGAGCGAATGGAACAGCTCACGACATCACTTTCAGATGTCCTCAGTAAAGTTAAGCACGGACAGCAATAG
- a CDS encoding YecA family protein gives MSETTLPDYLTVATELQSASLAVTPAEMHGLLTGMLSGGLNLADKSWQPLIFDYTNEGMGWPDRALTLAEATLKVTTSEITGSGMELSMLLPDEDASASVFDLADGVSDWINHFISGLGLVGAQLNKASEGTKEALADLEEMAKLGIDEEDDLEEQAQLLEHVIEHVKACALTIHAEFGARPSEDAAPTIH, from the coding sequence ATGAGCGAAACTACTTTACCTGACTACCTAACGGTTGCGACTGAACTTCAATCGGCAAGTCTAGCCGTAACCCCTGCTGAGATGCATGGTTTATTAACGGGTATGTTAAGCGGAGGCTTAAACCTTGCAGATAAAAGCTGGCAACCACTGATCTTCGATTACACCAATGAAGGCATGGGCTGGCCAGATCGCGCGCTAACGCTAGCGGAAGCAACATTGAAAGTTACAACCAGTGAAATCACAGGCTCAGGTATGGAACTGTCTATGTTACTGCCGGATGAAGATGCAAGCGCGAGCGTGTTTGATCTTGCTGATGGTGTGTCTGATTGGATTAACCATTTCATTTCTGGTTTGGGGCTTGTTGGGGCTCAATTGAACAAAGCGTCTGAAGGCACCAAAGAAGCGTTGGCGGATCTTGAAGAGATGGCGAAGCTAGGCATTGATGAAGAAGATGATCTGGAAGAGCAAGCACAACTTCTAGAACACGTTATTGAGCACGTAAAAGCGTGTGCACTAACGATTCATGCTGAATTCGGTGCACGCCCATCTGAAGATGCGGCGCCAACCATTCATTAA